One part of the Francisella adeliensis genome encodes these proteins:
- the rplX gene encoding 50S ribosomal protein L24: MNRLKKGDDVIIVAGKDKGRRGVVKSFAKGGSLVLVEGINIVKKHVKPNPNAGVEGGVVEKELPLNASNVAIFNPSTEKADRLGYKFVDEKKVRYFKSNGELVDL, from the coding sequence ATGAATAGATTAAAAAAAGGCGATGATGTAATTATAGTCGCTGGAAAAGACAAAGGTCGCAGAGGCGTAGTTAAATCTTTCGCTAAAGGCGGTTCTTTAGTTCTTGTTGAAGGTATTAATATTGTTAAAAAACATGTTAAGCCTAATCCAAACGCTGGTGTTGAAGGTGGAGTTGTTGAGAAAGAGCTTCCATTAAATGCATCTAATGTAGCTATTTTTAATCCTTCTACAGAGAAAGCTGATAGATTGGGTTATAAATTTGTTGATGAGAAAAAAGTTCGCTACTTTAAATCTAATGGCGAGCTTGTAGACTTATAG
- the rpsD gene encoding 30S ribosomal protein S4 yields MARYLGPKCKLARREGTDLFLKSGVKANDEKCKMNTAPGQHGARRARLSDYGLQLREKQKVRRMYGVLEKQFKKYYLEANRRKGNTGATLLEILESRLDNVVYRMGFASTRAEARQLVVHKGIVVNGHTCNVPSAQIKAGDVVSVREKAKKQLRIQNAVELAKQRQELSWIDVNTDSLEGNMKASPDRSELSSDINEQLIIELYSK; encoded by the coding sequence ATGGCTAGATATCTAGGACCTAAATGTAAGCTTGCTAGAAGAGAAGGTACAGACTTATTTTTAAAAAGTGGCGTAAAAGCTAACGATGAAAAGTGCAAAATGAATACTGCACCGGGTCAACATGGTGCAAGAAGAGCGCGCCTTTCTGACTATGGTTTACAGTTAAGAGAAAAGCAAAAAGTTCGTCGTATGTACGGTGTTTTAGAAAAGCAGTTTAAAAAGTACTACTTAGAAGCTAACAGAAGAAAAGGTAATACTGGTGCTACATTACTTGAGATTTTAGAATCAAGATTAGACAATGTTGTATACAGAATGGGTTTTGCTTCTACAAGAGCAGAAGCTAGACAGTTAGTTGTACATAAAGGCATAGTCGTAAATGGACATACTTGCAATGTACCTTCAGCTCAAATTAAAGCTGGTGATGTTGTGTCTGTTCGTGAGAAAGCTAAAAAGCAACTTAGAATACAAAATGCTGTTGAACTTGCTAAGCAAAGACAGGAACTTTCTTGGATTGATGTTAACACTGATTCATTAGAAGGTAACATGAAAGCTTCTCCAGATAGATCTGAATTATCTTCAGATATCAATGAACAATTAATTATTGAGCTTTACTCTAAGTAA
- the rplV gene encoding 50S ribosomal protein L22, with protein sequence MEVQAKLKFARISPQKCRLVADQIRGLPVEKAINLLTFSNKKAAVLIKEVLNSAIANAEHNDGMDVDALFVSTTFVDAGPTMKRFEARAKGRGNRILKRTSHITVKVAEKN encoded by the coding sequence ATGGAAGTACAAGCTAAATTAAAATTTGCAAGAATCTCACCTCAAAAGTGTAGGTTAGTTGCTGATCAAATCAGAGGACTACCTGTAGAGAAAGCTATCAATCTTTTGACATTCAGTAACAAAAAAGCTGCTGTGCTAATTAAGGAAGTTCTTAATTCAGCTATAGCTAATGCTGAGCATAATGACGGAATGGATGTTGATGCGTTATTCGTGTCTACTACATTTGTTGATGCTGGGCCTACAATGAAGCGTTTTGAAGCTAGAGCAAAAGGTCGTGGTAATCGTATTTTAAAAAGAACTTCACATATTACTGTGAAAGTTGCTGAGAAAAACTAA
- the rpmC gene encoding 50S ribosomal protein L29, which translates to MKRKDTLKDFREKSIDQLQEAKIELLQQLFSLRMQKGTGQLKKNHLFKSAKRDIARINTIIAESKGA; encoded by the coding sequence ATGAAAAGAAAAGATACTTTAAAAGATTTTAGAGAAAAAAGTATTGACCAATTGCAGGAAGCGAAAATTGAGTTATTGCAACAATTATTTTCTCTTCGTATGCAAAAGGGTACTGGGCAATTAAAAAAGAACCACTTATTTAAAAGTGCGAAAAGAGACATTGCTCGTATAAATACAATAATAGCAGAAAGTAAAGGTGCCTAG
- the rpsK gene encoding 30S ribosomal protein S11 — MAKSVRSSKKKVKRVVTDAVAHIYSSFNNTIVTITDRQGNALSWATSGGSGFRGSRKSTPFAAQIAAERAVDAALEYGVKNVDVLVKGPGSGRDSAVRALNAKNLKVTSITDVTPLPHNGCRPPKKRRV, encoded by the coding sequence ATGGCTAAGTCTGTTAGATCATCAAAAAAGAAAGTAAAAAGAGTAGTTACTGATGCAGTAGCTCATATTTACTCTTCTTTTAATAACACTATAGTAACTATTACAGATAGACAAGGTAATGCGTTATCTTGGGCTACTTCTGGTGGTAGTGGCTTTAGAGGTTCAAGAAAAAGTACACCATTTGCAGCACAGATAGCTGCAGAAAGAGCGGTTGATGCTGCTTTAGAGTATGGTGTTAAGAATGTAGATGTTTTAGTGAAAGGACCAGGTTCAGGTAGAGATTCAGCAGTTAGAGCTTTAAATGCTAAAAATTTAAAAGTTACTAGCATCACTGATGTAACTCCATTACCACACAATGGTTGTCGTCCTCCTAAAAAGCGTCGTGTATAA
- the rpsN gene encoding 30S ribosomal protein S14, with protein MAKKGMIQRELKREKLVAKYAQKRAELKAIILDVNSTEEQVWEANIKLQKLPVNSSASRVQRRCKVTGRPHAVYRKFGLCRNKLREYAMAGDVPGLKKASW; from the coding sequence ATGGCAAAGAAAGGAATGATTCAGCGCGAATTGAAAAGAGAAAAACTAGTAGCTAAATACGCTCAAAAAAGAGCTGAGCTAAAAGCTATTATTCTTGATGTAAATTCTACTGAAGAACAAGTATGGGAAGCTAATATCAAGCTGCAAAAACTACCAGTAAACTCTTCAGCATCTCGTGTGCAAAGAAGATGTAAAGTTACAGGTAGACCACACGCTGTATACAGAAAGTTTGGCTTATGCCGTAATAAACTTAGAGAGTATGCAATGGCAGGTGATGTTCCTGGTTTGAAAAAAGCTAGTTGGTAA
- the rplF gene encoding 50S ribosomal protein L6 — protein MSRIGKKPVAIPSGVTISIAAGNAVEVKGAKATLNKTFSRDVTFNVAENEATITPNNNSKNAVAQSGTARAILNNMVEGVSKGFEKKLKIIGVGYRAKAQGTDLNLTLGFSHPVVYSLPQGITAETPTPTEIVLKGADKEVLGKVAAEIRDYRKPEPYKGKGVRYEDEYVAKKEAKKK, from the coding sequence ATGTCAAGAATAGGTAAAAAACCTGTTGCTATTCCAAGCGGTGTTACAATTAGTATAGCTGCTGGTAATGCTGTTGAGGTTAAAGGAGCTAAAGCTACTTTAAATAAAACTTTCTCAAGAGATGTAACATTTAATGTTGCTGAGAATGAAGCTACTATCACACCTAATAACAACAGTAAAAACGCTGTTGCTCAATCAGGTACTGCAAGAGCTATATTAAATAATATGGTTGAAGGTGTTAGTAAAGGTTTTGAGAAAAAGCTTAAAATTATTGGTGTTGGTTATCGTGCGAAAGCTCAAGGTACTGACTTAAACCTAACTTTAGGTTTTTCACATCCTGTAGTTTATAGTCTTCCTCAAGGTATAACTGCTGAAACTCCAACTCCTACAGAAATCGTACTGAAAGGTGCTGATAAGGAAGTTTTAGGTAAAGTAGCTGCTGAGATAAGAGATTATAGAAAACCTGAGCCTTATAAAGGTAAAGGTGTGCGTTACGAAGACGAATACGTAGCTAAAAAAGAAGCTAAGAAGAAGTAA
- the secY gene encoding preprotein translocase subunit SecY, with translation MSKFNGAQGTGELRSRLIFVVIAILVFRLGVYIPIPNIDPTKLVEIISKQSSSGTGGLMSMFNMFSGGALTQMSIFALGVMPYISASIIFQMLSAVYPKFIELKKEGESGQKKITQYTRYLTLALSLVQSLGIVAFVLHQDGLVTTNNMGLFYLTTVVSVTTGSMFLMWLGEQISERGVGNGISLLIFSGIVANLPFEISNTLSQANQHVISYLSVWVLLILLLLVIAFVVFMESAQRKITVNYAKRQQGRKMYAAQTSHLPLKLNMAGVIPAIFASSILMVPGVLFGWLSSYGSLNWMADVSEMLQPGSILYTVVFAATIIFFCFFYTSLVFNPKETADNLKKSGAYISGVRPGEQTAKYIDAVMTRLTLVGSLYITAICLLPIFVVKFFASGLSFTFGGTSLLIVVVVMMDFMAQVRSHMMSTQYDSLLKKANLNGKRQ, from the coding sequence ATGTCTAAGTTTAATGGTGCTCAAGGTACAGGAGAATTAAGGTCTCGATTAATTTTTGTAGTTATCGCGATACTTGTGTTTAGGTTGGGAGTATATATTCCTATACCAAATATAGATCCTACAAAGCTAGTTGAAATTATATCAAAACAAAGTTCATCAGGCACAGGTGGTTTGATGAGCATGTTTAATATGTTCTCTGGTGGTGCTCTTACTCAAATGAGTATATTTGCCCTTGGTGTGATGCCATATATTTCTGCCTCAATTATATTTCAAATGCTGTCAGCAGTTTATCCGAAATTTATTGAGTTAAAGAAAGAGGGTGAATCTGGTCAAAAGAAAATCACTCAATATACTAGATATTTGACACTTGCTCTATCATTGGTTCAGTCATTAGGTATAGTGGCGTTCGTATTGCATCAAGATGGTTTGGTTACTACAAATAATATGGGTTTATTTTACCTTACTACTGTAGTATCTGTAACAACAGGAAGTATGTTTTTGATGTGGCTAGGTGAGCAAATCAGTGAAAGAGGTGTAGGAAACGGTATTTCACTACTAATCTTCTCTGGTATTGTTGCAAACCTTCCATTTGAAATTTCAAATACTTTATCTCAAGCTAACCAACATGTGATTTCGTATCTGTCTGTTTGGGTTCTTTTAATATTATTATTGTTGGTTATAGCATTTGTAGTATTTATGGAAAGTGCTCAAAGAAAGATTACTGTTAATTATGCGAAAAGACAGCAGGGCAGAAAAATGTATGCTGCGCAGACTAGTCATCTTCCATTGAAGCTTAACATGGCCGGTGTAATTCCAGCGATTTTTGCTTCTTCGATTTTGATGGTTCCTGGTGTGTTATTCGGCTGGTTATCAAGCTACGGTTCATTAAACTGGATGGCAGATGTATCAGAAATGTTACAGCCAGGTAGTATTCTTTATACAGTTGTATTTGCTGCTACGATTATATTCTTTTGTTTCTTCTACACTTCTTTAGTATTTAATCCTAAAGAAACGGCGGATAATCTTAAGAAATCTGGTGCTTATATTTCTGGTGTAAGACCTGGCGAGCAAACTGCCAAATATATTGATGCAGTAATGACTAGATTAACTTTAGTTGGATCTTTATACATCACAGCTATATGTTTGTTACCAATATTTGTAGTGAAATTCTTCGCAAGTGGGCTTTCATTCACTTTTGGTGGAACATCTTTACTAATCGTAGTTGTGGTTATGATGGACTTTATGGCTCAAGTAAGATCACATATGATGTCTACTCAATATGATTCGCTTCTTAAAAAAGCAAATCTTAATGGCAAGAGACAATAA
- the rplR gene encoding 50S ribosomal protein L18: MNKKTSRLSRSKRTRIKLRELGHERLCVYRTPKHIYAQVISGDGSTVLAAASTVEKDIKEKCKYTGNVQSAIVVGEAIAKICKDKGIEKVAFDRSGFKYHGRVKALADSAREHGLQF, translated from the coding sequence ATGAATAAGAAAACTTCTCGTTTAAGTCGTAGCAAGCGTACTAGAATTAAACTTAGAGAGCTAGGTCATGAAAGACTTTGCGTATATAGAACACCTAAGCATATTTATGCTCAAGTGATCTCTGGTGATGGTTCTACTGTATTAGCTGCTGCATCTACTGTAGAAAAAGATATCAAAGAAAAATGCAAATATACTGGTAATGTTCAATCAGCAATTGTTGTTGGTGAAGCTATTGCTAAAATTTGTAAAGACAAAGGTATCGAGAAAGTTGCTTTTGATAGATCTGGGTTTAAATATCATGGTCGTGTAAAAGCATTGGCTGACTCTGCTAGAGAGCACGGCTTACAGTTTTAA
- the rpsM gene encoding 30S ribosomal protein S13, whose amino-acid sequence MARIAGVNIPVHKHAVIGLTSIYGIGKTRAIQICENCKVDQSVKIKDLTEAQVESLRTEVAKYTVEGDLRRNVSMDIKRLMDLGCVRGRRHRRSLPVRGQRTKTNARTRKGPRKPIKA is encoded by the coding sequence ATGGCTCGTATAGCTGGTGTTAATATACCTGTTCATAAACATGCGGTAATTGGATTAACTTCAATTTATGGTATAGGTAAAACTAGAGCAATTCAAATTTGCGAAAACTGCAAAGTTGATCAATCTGTTAAAATTAAAGATTTAACAGAAGCACAAGTTGAAAGCTTAAGAACAGAGGTTGCTAAGTATACTGTTGAAGGTGACTTGCGTCGTAATGTCTCTATGGACATTAAAAGACTTATGGACTTAGGTTGTGTTAGAGGAAGAAGACATCGTCGTAGTCTTCCTGTAAGAGGACAGAGAACGAAGACAAATGCTCGTACTCGTAAGGGTCCAAGAAAGCCTATAAAGGCATAA
- the rplE gene encoding 50S ribosomal protein L5 yields the protein MARLKDHYQSELISKLKEELKLDNIMEVPRIEKITLNMGVGDAAKDKKVMTFAVNDLTAIAGQKPVVTKSKKSIAGFKIRDGWPIGAKVTLRGERMYEFLDRLVTIAIPRIRDFRGLSPKSFDGRGNYSLGMKEQISFPEVDYDKIDTIRGLDITITTTAKNDDQGRALLKAFGFPLKS from the coding sequence ATGGCAAGATTAAAAGATCATTATCAATCTGAGCTTATTTCTAAGTTAAAGGAAGAGCTTAAATTAGATAATATAATGGAAGTGCCGCGTATTGAGAAGATTACTCTTAATATGGGTGTTGGTGATGCTGCAAAAGACAAAAAAGTTATGACTTTTGCTGTAAATGATTTGACTGCAATTGCTGGTCAAAAGCCAGTTGTTACTAAGTCTAAAAAATCTATTGCGGGTTTCAAAATCCGTGATGGTTGGCCTATAGGCGCTAAAGTCACTTTGCGTGGCGAGCGTATGTATGAGTTTTTAGATAGACTAGTAACAATTGCTATTCCTAGAATTAGAGATTTTAGGGGTCTAAGCCCTAAATCTTTTGATGGTAGAGGTAATTATAGTTTAGGTATGAAAGAGCAAATTTCTTTCCCTGAAGTTGATTACGATAAGATCGATACTATCAGAGGTTTAGATATTACGATAACTACTACTGCTAAAAATGATGATCAGGGAAGAGCTTTGCTTAAAGCTTTTGGTTTCCCTTTGAAATCTTAA
- the rplP gene encoding 50S ribosomal protein L16 — protein sequence MLQPKRTKFRKQHKMRNRGLAHRGNKVDFGEFGLQSTSRGRITARQIEAGRRAINRHVKRGGKVWIRIFPDKPITKKPLEVRMGKGKGSVEYWVAQIQPGRVLYEITGVKEELAREAFQRAAAKLPVSTTFVEKQVM from the coding sequence ATGTTACAGCCTAAGCGTACAAAGTTTCGTAAACAGCATAAGATGCGTAACAGAGGCTTGGCTCACAGAGGAAATAAAGTAGACTTCGGTGAGTTCGGTCTTCAGTCAACATCTAGAGGTAGAATTACTGCTCGTCAAATCGAAGCAGGAAGAAGAGCTATTAACCGTCATGTTAAGCGTGGTGGTAAGGTTTGGATCAGAATTTTTCCAGACAAGCCTATTACTAAGAAACCTCTTGAAGTTCGTATGGGTAAAGGTAAAGGTTCGGTTGAGTATTGGGTTGCTCAAATTCAACCAGGTCGTGTACTATATGAAATAACTGGTGTTAAAGAAGAGCTAGCACGTGAAGCTTTCCAGAGAGCTGCTGCTAAGCTACCAGTATCAACAACTTTTGTTGAAAAGCAGGTGATGTAA
- the rpmD gene encoding 50S ribosomal protein L30 gives MSEAKTFKVTLVKSLIGRKQNHIASARGLGLRKINHTVEVVDTPENRGMANKIYYMVKIEG, from the coding sequence ATGAGTGAAGCTAAAACATTTAAAGTTACTTTAGTAAAAAGCTTAATTGGCCGTAAGCAAAACCATATAGCATCTGCTAGAGGTCTTGGCTTAAGAAAAATAAACCACACAGTAGAAGTAGTTGATACTCCTGAAAATCGTGGAATGGCTAATAAAATATATTACATGGTTAAAATAGAGGGGTAG
- the rplB gene encoding 50S ribosomal protein L2, whose translation MIEIKKAKPTSPGRRHVVSVKNTELHTGKPFKGLVDTKNKKAGRNNTGRITVRHHGGGHKQHYRIVDFKRNKDDIVAKVERIEYDPNRSANIALVLYADGERRYIIAPKGLTKDMSIVSGEKVDVAAGNCMPLRNIPLGTVIHNIEMKPKKGAQMIRSAGTFAQLVGKDNAYAIIRLRSGEMRRILLDCRAVIGVVSNSEHNLKSLGKAGANRWRGIRPTVRGVAMNPVDHPHGGGEGRTSGGRHPVSPWGMPTKGYKTRSNKRSNKLIVQKRK comes from the coding sequence ATGATTGAAATTAAAAAAGCCAAACCTACTTCACCTGGCCGCCGTCATGTAGTAAGTGTGAAAAACACTGAATTACACACTGGTAAGCCTTTCAAAGGTCTAGTAGATACAAAAAATAAGAAAGCTGGTAGAAATAATACTGGTAGAATTACTGTCCGTCACCACGGTGGTGGACATAAGCAGCATTATCGTATTGTCGATTTCAAAAGAAACAAAGATGATATCGTAGCTAAGGTTGAGAGAATCGAGTACGATCCTAACCGTAGTGCAAATATCGCTTTAGTTCTTTATGCTGATGGTGAAAGAAGATATATAATTGCACCAAAAGGTTTAACTAAGGATATGTCTATAGTTTCTGGTGAGAAAGTAGATGTAGCTGCTGGTAACTGTATGCCACTTAGAAATATTCCTCTAGGTACTGTGATTCATAATATCGAAATGAAGCCTAAAAAAGGTGCTCAAATGATCAGAAGTGCTGGAACTTTCGCTCAATTGGTTGGAAAAGATAATGCTTATGCAATTATCCGTTTAAGATCAGGTGAGATGAGAAGAATTCTTCTTGATTGTAGAGCTGTTATCGGTGTTGTTTCAAACTCTGAGCATAACTTAAAATCTTTAGGTAAAGCTGGTGCTAATCGTTGGAGAGGCATTAGACCTACTGTTAGAGGTGTTGCGATGAACCCGGTAGATCACCCTCATGGTGGTGGTGAAGGTCGTACTTCTGGTGGTAGACACCCTGTGAGCCCATGGGGTATGCCTACTAAAGGTTATAAGACGCGTAGTAATAAGCGCTCTAATAAGTTAATTGTTCAAAAACGTAAGTAA
- the rplN gene encoding 50S ribosomal protein L14 translates to MIQMQTELSVADNSGAKRVECIKVLGGSHRRYASIGDVIKVTVKEAAPRGKAKKGSVYDAVVVRTAKGVRRGDGSKVRFDGNAAVLLNANGQPMGTRIFGPVTRELRTEKFMKIVSLAPEVL, encoded by the coding sequence ATGATTCAGATGCAAACTGAACTTTCTGTTGCTGATAATAGTGGCGCTAAGAGAGTTGAATGTATTAAAGTTTTAGGTGGTTCACATCGCAGATATGCATCTATTGGTGATGTAATTAAAGTAACTGTGAAAGAAGCTGCACCTAGAGGTAAAGCTAAGAAGGGATCTGTTTACGATGCTGTAGTTGTAAGAACTGCTAAAGGTGTTCGTAGAGGAGATGGTTCTAAGGTTCGTTTTGACGGCAATGCTGCTGTGCTTTTAAATGCTAACGGCCAACCAATGGGAACTCGTATCTTCGGTCCAGTAACAAGAGAGCTTCGTACTGAGAAGTTCATGAAAATTGTTTCTTTAGCTCCAGAAGTATTATAG
- the rpsS gene encoding 30S ribosomal protein S19, with protein MPRSLKKGPFVDHHLLKKVFEAQENNSKKPIKTWSRRSLIVPDMLGLTIAVHNGQQHVPVLMTEEMVGHKLGEFAVTRNYRGHAADKKAKKK; from the coding sequence GTGCCTCGTTCATTAAAAAAAGGACCTTTTGTAGATCATCATCTTTTAAAGAAGGTTTTTGAAGCGCAAGAAAATAATTCTAAAAAGCCGATTAAAACATGGTCTAGAAGATCATTAATCGTGCCAGATATGTTAGGTTTAACTATAGCTGTACACAACGGTCAGCAACATGTACCTGTACTTATGACTGAAGAAATGGTAGGTCATAAGTTGGGTGAGTTTGCTGTTACGCGTAATTATCGTGGCCATGCAGCTGATAAAAAAGCTAAGAAGAAATAG
- the rpmJ gene encoding 50S ribosomal protein L36: MKVRASVKKMCRNCKVIKRNRVVRVICTDPRHKQRQG, translated from the coding sequence ATGAAAGTTAGAGCTTCAGTTAAAAAAATGTGTAGAAACTGTAAAGTTATTAAGCGTAACAGAGTTGTTCGCGTAATATGTACAGACCCTAGACATAAGCAAAGACAAGGTTAA
- the rpsC gene encoding 30S ribosomal protein S3 translates to MGQKVNPNGIRLGIIRDWRSTWYADSSSYATNLNEDIKVREFLHKKLTAASVSKVQIERPAQNAKITIHTARPGIVIGKKGEDVEKLRNEVSKMMGIPVQINIEEIRKPEIDARLVADSVAQQLEKRVMFRRAMKKAMQGAMKSGAKGIKIMVSGRLGGAEIARSEWARDGRVPLQTFRADVDYSTASALTTYGIIGVKVWIYKGEILPGQLDQKKNNNRKGAR, encoded by the coding sequence ATGGGTCAAAAAGTAAATCCTAATGGTATTCGCTTAGGCATTATAAGAGACTGGCGTTCAACTTGGTATGCTGACTCTTCTAGCTATGCTACTAACCTTAATGAAGATATTAAGGTAAGAGAGTTTTTGCACAAAAAACTTACAGCTGCATCAGTTAGTAAAGTTCAGATAGAAAGACCAGCTCAAAATGCTAAAATCACAATTCACACTGCTAGACCAGGTATTGTTATTGGTAAGAAGGGTGAGGACGTTGAGAAGCTTCGTAATGAAGTTTCAAAAATGATGGGAATTCCTGTTCAAATAAATATTGAAGAAATTCGTAAGCCTGAAATAGATGCTAGATTAGTAGCTGATAGTGTTGCACAACAATTAGAAAAGCGTGTAATGTTCAGAAGAGCTATGAAGAAAGCTATGCAAGGTGCTATGAAGTCTGGGGCTAAAGGTATTAAGATCATGGTTAGTGGTCGTTTAGGTGGAGCTGAGATTGCTCGTTCTGAATGGGCTAGAGATGGTCGTGTACCACTTCAAACTTTTAGAGCGGATGTTGATTATTCTACAGCTTCAGCTTTAACAACTTACGGTATTATTGGTGTTAAAGTTTGGATCTATAAGGGTGAGATTCTTCCTGGTCAATTAGATCAGAAGAAAAATAACAATAGAAAAGGAGCGAGATAA
- the rpsE gene encoding 30S ribosomal protein S5: MSNEVKKNDELIEKLVSVKRHSKTVKGGRIMSFAALTVVGDGKGKVGIGRGKSREVPVAIQKAMEDAKRNMVSVNLNNDTLWYSTMSNHGASKVYMQPASAGTGIIAGGAMRSVFEVVGVHNVLAKTYGSTNPVNVVRATIAGLAKINSPEQMADKRGLSVEDIQG; this comes from the coding sequence ATGTCTAATGAAGTAAAAAAGAACGATGAGCTAATTGAAAAATTAGTTAGTGTCAAAAGACACTCTAAAACAGTTAAAGGCGGCAGAATCATGAGCTTTGCAGCACTAACTGTTGTGGGTGACGGTAAAGGCAAAGTAGGAATAGGTAGAGGTAAGTCGAGAGAAGTGCCTGTTGCTATCCAAAAAGCTATGGAAGACGCTAAAAGAAACATGGTATCAGTAAACTTAAATAATGATACGTTATGGTACTCTACTATGTCTAACCACGGAGCTTCTAAGGTTTATATGCAACCTGCTTCTGCTGGTACAGGTATTATTGCTGGTGGTGCTATGCGTTCAGTTTTTGAAGTTGTTGGTGTACACAACGTATTAGCAAAAACATATGGATCAACAAATCCAGTGAATGTTGTAAGAGCTACTATTGCTGGCTTAGCTAAAATTAATTCACCAGAACAGATGGCTGATAAAAGAGGCCTATCTGTTGAAGATATTCAGGGGTAA
- the rplO gene encoding 50S ribosomal protein L15: protein MKLNTIAPAAGSKSAPKRLGRGIGSGFGKTSGKGHKGQKARSGGYHKVGFEGGQMPLQRRLPKFGFTSPTKRFAAEVRLHELNNVDADVVTIDVLKDLGLIRKDIKSVKVIASGEITKAVSLQGIACTKGAKEAIEKAGGKIEE from the coding sequence ATGAAATTAAATACAATCGCTCCTGCTGCTGGCTCAAAAAGCGCGCCTAAAAGACTTGGTCGTGGTATCGGAAGTGGCTTCGGCAAAACTTCTGGTAAAGGACACAAAGGTCAAAAAGCTCGTTCAGGTGGCTATCATAAGGTAGGTTTTGAAGGTGGTCAAATGCCTTTGCAAAGAAGATTACCAAAATTTGGTTTTACTTCACCAACTAAAAGATTTGCAGCTGAAGTTAGGCTACATGAATTAAATAATGTAGATGCTGATGTTGTAACAATTGATGTGCTTAAAGATCTTGGTCTTATAAGAAAAGATATCAAATCAGTTAAAGTAATAGCTTCTGGTGAAATCACTAAAGCTGTTAGCCTTCAGGGTATAGCTTGCACAAAAGGTGCGAAAGAAGCTATCGAAAAAGCTGGTGGTAAAATAGAAGAGTAA
- the rpsQ gene encoding 30S ribosomal protein S17 — MSDKIRLIEGKVSSDAMDKTVVVKAERQVKHPLYGKFIKKTTKYYVHDEKNECKSGDVIKFKETKPYSKTKKWCLVDIVNREK; from the coding sequence ATGAGCGATAAAATTAGACTAATTGAAGGTAAAGTTTCTAGCGACGCTATGGATAAAACTGTAGTTGTAAAAGCAGAAAGACAGGTAAAGCATCCTTTATACGGAAAGTTTATCAAAAAAACTACTAAGTATTATGTTCATGATGAGAAGAATGAATGTAAGTCTGGCGATGTGATTAAGTTCAAAGAAACTAAGCCTTACTCAAAAACTAAAAAGTGGTGTTTAGTAGATATCGTTAATAGAGAAAAATAA
- the rpsH gene encoding 30S ribosomal protein S8: MSMQDPIADMFTRVRNGLSAQKEVVSIPFSKMKMEIANFLVNEGYVAGCAKGTQASGHPSIEVQLKYHAGAPVIEMIKRVSRPSLRIYKSHEDLPKVYGGFGVAMISTSKGLVSDRKARELGVGGEIIGYVA; encoded by the coding sequence ATGAGTATGCAAGATCCTATAGCGGATATGTTTACAAGAGTGAGAAACGGTCTTTCTGCACAGAAGGAAGTGGTTTCTATTCCTTTTTCAAAAATGAAAATGGAAATTGCAAACTTTTTGGTAAATGAAGGTTATGTTGCTGGTTGTGCTAAAGGCACACAAGCTTCAGGTCATCCTTCAATTGAAGTTCAGCTGAAATATCACGCAGGTGCTCCAGTAATCGAAATGATTAAAAGAGTATCAAGACCAAGTTTGAGAATTTATAAGTCTCACGAAGATCTACCTAAAGTATATGGTGGTTTTGGTGTTGCTATGATTTCTACATCAAAAGGTCTAGTTAGTGATAGAAAGGCTAGAGAGCTTGGTGTTGGTGGCGAAATTATTGGCTATGTAGCTTAA